A genomic stretch from Shewanella woodyi ATCC 51908 includes:
- a CDS encoding 3-deoxy-D-manno-octulosonic acid kinase produces the protein MPIASPVTTPTEMQIISSPQGAIAVCHPTPDTISSNWFTMEYWQQKSAITGSSKGRYTTWFVKPDLSEGDDSQWVLRHYYRGGLMEKLSKDSYLYTGLHKTRAVAELALLVQLYNEGFPVPKPVAANVERHGLHYRADIIIERVEGAQDLVAKLSKSPMSDSQWQQLGSGIAQFHQRGVYHADLNAKNILITDDKFYLIDFDRGEIRQPSTKWQTANLERLQRSFNKEKGILSSLHFTQENWQALMVGYSKG, from the coding sequence ATGCCAATAGCCTCACCTGTGACAACGCCAACTGAGATGCAGATAATCAGCTCTCCTCAAGGAGCGATCGCTGTTTGTCACCCCACGCCAGATACCATCTCCAGCAACTGGTTTACCATGGAGTATTGGCAACAAAAATCGGCGATAACGGGTTCATCAAAAGGGCGTTACACCACTTGGTTTGTGAAACCAGACCTAAGTGAAGGGGATGATAGCCAGTGGGTACTTCGTCACTACTACCGTGGTGGGCTAATGGAGAAGCTGAGTAAGGATAGTTACCTATACACAGGGCTTCACAAGACTCGCGCAGTGGCCGAGCTTGCCCTGCTTGTACAGCTCTATAATGAAGGTTTTCCCGTACCTAAACCTGTAGCGGCCAATGTTGAGCGACATGGCCTGCACTACCGCGCCGATATCATTATCGAGCGTGTCGAAGGTGCACAAGATCTGGTGGCTAAATTAAGTAAGTCCCCTATGTCTGACAGCCAATGGCAGCAACTGGGTAGCGGTATCGCTCAGTTCCACCAGCGCGGTGTTTATCATGCCGACCTTAATGCCAAGAATATTCTCATCACTGACGATAAATTCTATCTTATCGATTTCGACAGAGGCGAGATCCGCCAGCCCTCAACTAAGTGGCAAACTGCCAATTTAGAGAGGCTACAGCGCTCCTTCAATAAGGAGAAAGGGATCCTCAGCTCACTACACTTTACTCAAGAAAACTGGCAAGCCTTGATGGTGGGTTACTCAAAAGGTTAG
- a CDS encoding acyltransferase family protein: MLFRKDINGLRAMAIIAVLLFHFDANLLPGGFTGVDVFFVISGYLMTTIIFNGIEQNRFTLSGFYSSRAKRILPPLAILCISLLIFGWINFSASDYRDLAKHAASSIAFVSNFIYANETGYFTASATEKWLLHTWSLSLEWQFYMLYPLLILGLKKRFSVDAIKLWLVSLTLASFMFGLYMSSHLPEKAFFHLPFRAWELLFGGLLFLYPLKLSPQLSKPVEVSGMVMILLSYLFISSNNAWPSYLTLLPVFGASMIIIANRQESLFTNNLIMQKLGNSSYSIYLWHWPVCIYLYQMGYMQNSGVVLMGVLASLILGWLSYKLIEQGKITRYLPTQLLTPKWLFTITLVAGITIYQLHGITSEIRPYSTTAQAKFLEEYEHFPLQGAYLDQCNAYHSLKSTGEAKIAASCNHSDGGTGGVMLWGDSHAQALSLGLRETLPDTINFYQVASSGCKPSLKQSDDQSSLAQACNTSNQIALETISRIKPDIVIIAQANHHEDTNWEQIEAKLAQLGAKETVLIGPVPQWRPSLPYVIAERHWQEKGQYITDQALDNSILISDDKLDIQTQDEDITFISLVDSLCIDKEMTCLAKTDKQQLLVFDYGHLTQAGSRLIAKQVIVPQLIKRLSAKPGYTFEELAKAAPQQTHIERYSK; encoded by the coding sequence ATGCTATTCAGAAAAGACATTAATGGCCTAAGGGCTATGGCAATTATTGCCGTCCTCCTCTTCCACTTCGACGCAAACCTGCTACCTGGAGGTTTTACTGGCGTAGATGTTTTTTTTGTTATCTCTGGCTACTTGATGACCACCATTATCTTTAATGGCATCGAACAAAACAGATTTACTTTAAGCGGCTTTTACTCTTCAAGGGCAAAAAGAATCCTACCGCCTCTGGCGATACTCTGTATCAGCTTATTGATATTTGGTTGGATTAACTTTTCAGCTTCAGATTATCGAGATTTGGCGAAACATGCAGCAAGCAGTATCGCCTTTGTCTCTAATTTCATCTACGCCAACGAAACCGGCTATTTCACCGCATCGGCAACTGAGAAATGGCTACTACATACCTGGTCACTCTCTCTTGAATGGCAGTTCTATATGCTATACCCACTGCTGATATTAGGATTGAAAAAGAGGTTCAGTGTCGATGCAATAAAACTCTGGTTAGTGTCACTGACACTTGCTAGCTTTATGTTTGGCTTATATATGTCTAGCCATCTACCTGAAAAAGCCTTTTTTCATCTTCCTTTCAGAGCTTGGGAGCTATTGTTTGGCGGTTTGCTATTCCTCTACCCCTTAAAATTATCACCTCAGTTAAGTAAGCCTGTTGAAGTATCAGGCATGGTAATGATCTTGCTAAGCTACCTATTTATCTCTTCCAATAATGCTTGGCCAAGCTATCTCACCTTGCTCCCAGTGTTTGGCGCCTCGATGATTATTATCGCTAATCGACAAGAATCCCTCTTCACTAATAATTTGATAATGCAAAAACTTGGAAATAGCTCTTACTCAATCTACCTTTGGCATTGGCCTGTTTGTATCTATCTTTACCAGATGGGTTACATGCAAAACAGTGGTGTTGTCTTAATGGGAGTTTTAGCCTCGCTCATTTTAGGCTGGCTATCCTACAAGCTAATAGAGCAAGGTAAAATAACAAGGTATCTGCCTACTCAACTACTAACACCCAAGTGGTTATTTACCATCACCTTAGTCGCTGGTATCACAATCTACCAGCTCCATGGGATCACCTCAGAGATACGGCCATATAGCACAACAGCTCAAGCCAAGTTCTTGGAGGAGTATGAACACTTTCCTCTGCAAGGTGCCTACCTAGATCAATGCAATGCCTACCACTCGCTAAAGAGTACGGGTGAAGCAAAAATAGCAGCAAGCTGTAATCACTCAGATGGTGGTACTGGCGGCGTCATGCTTTGGGGAGACTCCCATGCCCAAGCTCTCTCATTGGGTTTAAGAGAAACTCTCCCTGATACAATCAACTTTTATCAAGTCGCCTCTTCGGGCTGTAAACCCAGCCTTAAGCAAAGTGATGATCAATCGAGCTTAGCCCAAGCTTGTAACACCTCTAATCAAATAGCGCTTGAAACGATAAGCAGAATTAAACCTGACATCGTCATCATTGCTCAGGCTAACCATCACGAAGATACCAACTGGGAACAGATTGAGGCTAAGCTGGCGCAGTTGGGAGCAAAGGAGACAGTATTAATCGGACCTGTTCCCCAGTGGCGTCCATCACTTCCCTACGTAATTGCAGAGCGTCATTGGCAGGAAAAGGGCCAATACATTACAGATCAAGCGTTAGATAACTCGATTTTAATTAGCGACGATAAACTCGATATTCAAACCCAAGATGAAGATATTACCTTTATCTCACTCGTCGACAGCCTCTGTATAGACAAGGAGATGACCTGTTTGGCTAAGACAGATAAACAGCAACTCTTGGTATTCGATTACGGCCATTTAACGCAAGCTGGATCACGGCTGATCGCCAAGCAGGTCATAGTTCCACAACTGATAAAGCGCCTTTCAGCCAAACCCGGCTATACGTTTGAGGAGCTCGCTAAAGCAGCCCCTCAACAAACACATATTGAACGCTATAGTAAATAG
- a CDS encoding glycosyltransferase family 9 protein, which yields MSLNLNSITSLCLLRLSAIGDVCHAVAMVQAIQKQYPNLKITWVIGKVEYQLLKHLPGVEFVIFDKSQGWRSYFNLRKALAGQRFDVLLHMQVALRATIASLAISAKTRIGFDRARAKEGQWLVTNHRVDAIASPHVLEGFMGFAKTLGVTELTPQWNIPVPEADTEFAKLLLPDGERSLVICAAASKAERNWLPERYAAVAEHAIAKGYRVILCGGPTELEQTLAQQIVSHSSRPLENQVGKTTLTQLLAVLKQASIVLAPDTGPAHMAVTQGTPVIGLYAHSNPGRTGPYMSLEHVVSVYDKAIASQHSQPVVWGTRAKGEHLMEMIEVAPVLSVFDDLAREFDK from the coding sequence ATGAGCCTAAACTTAAATAGCATTACCTCTTTGTGTTTACTTCGCCTCTCAGCAATTGGCGATGTGTGCCATGCCGTAGCTATGGTGCAAGCGATACAGAAGCAATACCCCAACCTCAAGATCACTTGGGTGATAGGTAAAGTTGAATATCAGCTTCTTAAGCACTTGCCTGGCGTGGAGTTTGTTATTTTCGATAAGTCTCAGGGGTGGAGAAGTTACTTTAATTTGAGAAAAGCGCTGGCAGGACAGAGGTTTGATGTTTTGCTGCATATGCAAGTTGCGCTGCGAGCAACGATTGCATCATTGGCTATCTCGGCTAAAACCCGTATTGGCTTCGATCGTGCCCGCGCAAAAGAGGGGCAGTGGTTAGTCACAAACCATAGAGTGGATGCGATAGCCTCTCCCCATGTGCTTGAGGGCTTTATGGGGTTTGCTAAAACCCTAGGAGTGACAGAGTTAACGCCACAGTGGAATATTCCTGTCCCAGAGGCTGATACTGAGTTTGCTAAGCTGTTACTACCCGATGGAGAGAGGAGTTTAGTGATCTGTGCGGCTGCCAGTAAAGCTGAGCGTAACTGGTTACCTGAGCGCTATGCAGCTGTCGCTGAACATGCCATTGCTAAAGGTTACCGAGTGATCCTGTGTGGTGGACCTACTGAGTTAGAGCAAACTTTGGCGCAACAGATTGTGAGTCACAGCTCGCGGCCACTGGAAAATCAAGTGGGTAAGACCACACTGACTCAGCTACTGGCGGTATTAAAGCAAGCTTCAATCGTATTAGCACCTGATACAGGACCTGCTCATATGGCGGTTACACAGGGTACGCCAGTTATCGGGCTATATGCCCACTCCAATCCTGGGCGTACAGGGCCTTATATGAGTCTTGAACATGTGGTGAGCGTTTATGACAAGGCGATAGCGAGTCAACATAGTCAGCCAGTTGTTTGGGGAACACGAGCCAAAGGTGAACACCTTATGGAGATGATTGAGGTCGCTCCTGTACTGTCTGTGTTTGATGATTTAGCCCGTGAGTTTGATAAGTAA